Proteins from a genomic interval of Equus quagga isolate Etosha38 chromosome 13, UCLA_HA_Equagga_1.0, whole genome shotgun sequence:
- the LOC124251551 gene encoding olfactory receptor 10J1-like: MKRENHTVVTEFIFQGFFSFHEHKLTLFVVFLTLYLLTLASNVIIVTIIGIDRHLHTPMYFFLSMLSTSETVYTLVIVPRMLSSLIGLSQPISLAGCATQMFLFITLAINNCFLLTAMGYDRYVAICNPLRYTVIMNRRVCTQLVWGACSIGLLVAIIQISSVFRLPFCDREVAHYFCDIRPVMKLSCADTTLHDIMNFIISSLVIVVPMGLVFISYILIISTILKIASAEGRKKAFATCASHLTVVIVHYGCASIAYLKPKSENMRDQDQLISVTYTVFTPLLNPVVYTLRNKEVKDALHRAIGKKPLA, encoded by the coding sequence ATGAAGAGAGAGAACCACACAGTGGTGACTGAGTTTATTTTCCAGGGTTTCTTCAGCTTTCATGAACACAAGCTCACACTCTTTGTGGTATTTCTTACCCTTTACCTTTTAACCCTGGCTAGCAATGTCATCATTGTGACAATTATTGGCATTGATCGTCACCttcacacacccatgtacttctttcttAGTATGCTTTCCACTTCAGAGACCGTGTACACATTGGTCATTGTACCACGGATGCTCTCCAGCCTTATAGGTCTGAGCCAACCCATCTCTTTGGCTGGCTGTGCCACCCAGATGTTCCTTTTTATCACTTTGGCCATCAACAATTGCTTTCTGCTCACAGCAATGGGATATGACCGCTATGTAGCCATCTGCAATCCCTTGAGGTACACGGTCATCATGAACAGAAGAGTATGTACCCAGCTGGTATGGGGAGCCTGCAGCATTGGGCTACTTGTGGCCATAATTCAGATTTCCTCTGTGTTCAGGCTGCCTTTTTGTGACAGAGAGGTGGCCCATTATTTCTGTGACATCCGCCCAGTTATGAAACTGTCCTGTGCTGACACCACTCTGCATGACATAATGAATTTTATCATCAGCTCACTTGTTATTGTGGTGCCCATGGGTTTGGTCTTCATCTCCTACATCCTTATCATCTCCACCATCCTCAAGATTGCTTCTGCTGAAGGCCGGAAGAAGGCTTTTGCAACTTGTGCCTCCCACCTTACTGTAGTCATTGTCCACTATGGCTGTGCCTCCATTGCCTACCTCAAGCCCAAGTCAGAGAACATGAGAGATCAGGACCAGCTGATTTCGGTGACCTACACTGTTTTCACTCCTCTCCTTAATCCTGTGGTGTACACTTTGAGGAACAAGGAGGTCAAGGATGCCCTTCACCGTGCTATTGGCAAAAAACCTCTTGCCTAG